A window of Desulfobulbus oralis genomic DNA:
GCAGAAAATTCCTCAGGATATAACGGTTGAGCAGCAGCACGTTCGTCAGCGGGTGAAGGGTATGCGGAGCAAGGCGCAGGCCGGAAAAGAGACGGCATCGACTGGGCGGCAGACCAGATCCCGGCCGGCTTGCCGTCATCCGCCCCGGAGAGGGGGGCTTCTCAAGCCGTCCTTTCCGTGGTAATTTAGAGTGAGCTGTGGTTGAATAGTAAGAGCTTTCTGCCCGTTCCTGCACTGATTTTCCGTATCTTACTTCTTTTTTATGGCTTCTACCACCCCGAAACATCTGGAAAAGATCGCGCCGGCCACCGTTGTCACCCGTGCCGGCAAAGTCTCTGCCACGGCACGTCTGCAAGGTCTTTGGGCGCAGTTTCAGCGCAACGACACGGTGCTCATCCTCATCAACGCCGATCCGGACGCCATGGCCTCTGCCATGGCCCTGAAACGCCTTCTGAGCTACCGGGTGCAGAGCGTGACCATCGGCTACCCGAACGAGATCCGCCGGCTCAACAACCTCACCATGATGAAGCGGCTGAATCTGCCCATAGAGCGCCTGCACACCCTGGCTGGCCGGGAGTTCAGCAAACGGGTGCTGGTGGATTCCCAGCCGCCTCACCTGCCGGTGTTTGAAAAGATGAGCTTCACTGCCGTGATCGACCACCATCCGGTCACTACCGGATGGGATGCGCCCTTTATCGACATCCGGCCGGAATACGGGGCTGTCTCCTCCATGATGGTGGAATACCTGAAGGCCGCCAAAATCAAGATGTCCGCGTCGCTTGCCACCGCGCTCTACTATGGGGTCAAGGTGGATACCCAGAACTTCCAGCGCCAGACCGCACAGCCTGCCGAGGGCATCAGCTTCAGAACGCTGCTGGAAAGCGCCAACCTGGCTCTGGTCCGCAAATTCGAACTCGCCTCAACCAGGCGATCGGAGCTCAAGTACTTCCGCACCGCCCTGTCCGTCCTCAAGTACAGCAAGGGCAAGGCCTTTGCCCATCTGGGTTCGGTCAGCACGCCGGATATTCTGGTGATTATCGCCGATTTTTTCAACTACGTGGATGGCTACGACTGGGTGCTCATCTCCGGCAACATGGGCGACAAGCTGGTGGTGATCTTCCGCTGCGACGGCTACCGCAAAAATGCCGGCAAGCTGGCTCAGAAGATGTTCGCCCAGTACGGTTCCGCAGGCGGTCACCGGGAGGCGGCCAGGGCGGAAGTGTCCCTAAAGAGCCTGCCCCTGAAGCCTGGAAGCGAGTTTACCACCCAAACCCTCATGCGCCTGGCAAACGTCTCCGAAACAAGGGGGAGCGACAGCCCGGCGAAGTAAGGCGCTGCACAAAAGGCTGCGGCTACGCCACTCAGGGCCTGCATCCGGCCGGCCCCGGTTTTTGCGGCCGTGCGGCAAGCGGCAGAGGCCTTGCCGCCTTGTCTGCACGCGCTGCCCTGACACAGTCAGGCCGCACTGTTTCGGGCCCGATCTGCAAGGGGCCCCCGCGCCAGCCGCTCCACCCTGGCAATGGACGCCGCCAGCCTGGCTTCGGTGATGCGGCCCTCCTGCAACAGCTCCTCTATCGCGGCCACGCCTGCGGTCAAGGCTTCCGGCTGATCCTTGAGATTGTTGCCCACAAGGAGCAGGTCCGCACCCGCCAGCAGCGCCTGCTGCACCGCCTGGCGGTAACCGTACTCGTTCGCGATCGCGCCCATCTGCAGGTCATCGGTGCAGATGACGCCCCGAAAGCCCAGCCTCTCCCGCAAAAGTCCCTGCAGGATGGGCCGGGACAGGGTAGCGGGGCGGCCCGCCGGGTCCAGTTGGCGGAGGACCAGATGGGCGCTCATCACCGCATCCTGAAAGCCAGCGGCAATCAGGCGCTCATAGGGCGCGAGCTCATCCTCGCGCCAGCCGGAGCCGGCATCCACAAAGCCCAGATGCGTGTCCCCCCTGGCCCGGCCATGCCCTGGAAAATGCTTGAGGCAACAGGCAAGCCCCTGGGCGTGCAGAGCTCTGACCCAGAGTGCCGCATGGGCGGCCACGGTCTCCGCATCCGTGCCGAAACTGCGGCCAAGGCCGCCGATCACCGGACAGGGCGGGGAGCTGTCAATATCCACCACCGGCGCAAAATTGCAGGT
This region includes:
- a CDS encoding glycoside hydrolase family 3 N-terminal domain-containing protein, whose amino-acid sequence is MTLELGRLFLLGFRGERLKPDHWLCQALQQHLGGVVLFDRNVDASVQNISSPEQLKGLTRDLQDAAGGGLIIGIDQEGGRVCRLKPAAGFPPQPGAKEVATAGLAASRAAAERCAALLADCGITCNFAPVVDIDSSPPCPVIGGLGRSFGTDAETVAAHAALWVRALHAQGLACCLKHFPGHGRARGDTHLGFVDAGSGWREDELAPYERLIAAGFQDAVMSAHLVLRQLDPAGRPATLSRPILQGLLRERLGFRGVICTDDLQMGAIANEYGYRQAVQQALLAGADLLLVGNNLKDQPEALTAGVAAIEELLQEGRITEARLAASIARVERLARGPLADRARNSAA
- a CDS encoding DHH family phosphoesterase, which translates into the protein MASTTPKHLEKIAPATVVTRAGKVSATARLQGLWAQFQRNDTVLILINADPDAMASAMALKRLLSYRVQSVTIGYPNEIRRLNNLTMMKRLNLPIERLHTLAGREFSKRVLVDSQPPHLPVFEKMSFTAVIDHHPVTTGWDAPFIDIRPEYGAVSSMMVEYLKAAKIKMSASLATALYYGVKVDTQNFQRQTAQPAEGISFRTLLESANLALVRKFELASTRRSELKYFRTALSVLKYSKGKAFAHLGSVSTPDILVIIADFFNYVDGYDWVLISGNMGDKLVVIFRCDGYRKNAGKLAQKMFAQYGSAGGHREAARAEVSLKSLPLKPGSEFTTQTLMRLANVSETRGSDSPAK